From a single Pseudomonas triticicola genomic region:
- a CDS encoding non-ribosomal peptide synthetase — MSGTMAERIAKRFVGLPLEQRRLFLAKLREEGKDFSLLPLPVSRHDCAQIPLSFAQQRLLFLWQLEPHSAAYNMAAGLRLKGRLDESALSRSFDHLLARHEVLRTVFHTDGDQAHQLILEQQSIALERVDLTGTAAQEREELLAQHVQDVTAQPFDLRHGPLLRASLFALADDEFVLVVSMHHIVSDGWSMDVMVKEFVQCYQAFSLQREPQLPALPLQYADYAIWQRRWLEAGEGERQLDYWRQQLGDEHPLLEVAPDFARPLTQSFAGQTLSFDFGTDLSQQLNVFARSQGISLFMLVLAGFSLFLSRLAGERDIRVGVPNANRGRAEVEGLIGFFVNTQVLRCQVDERGSFADLLAQVREAAFGAQAHQELPFEQLVDELVAERTLGHNPLFQAKFNQNVGMQKQRSMALPGLTVGEYPLAKDGTHFDLALDITDDGALIHGQMTYASDLYRAETVAGFVPMLLDLFTQLLDSPQAPLHTVATPRPAALASQREPALTVLQHWAREVARQPQALAARDLQKTMTFQALDEEANRLAHYLRAQGVDVGDPVAVLLERSLDWLTCVLAILKAGAVYMPLDVKAPSARLQQMLGAAQARALIGAEGDARLSELAAEGCQGLEFAPGQWQSLPTSAPELTLHAQSPAYVIHTSGSTGQPKGVLVSHGALGSYVRGILERLAPAPEASMALVSTIAADLGFTVLFGALCSGRLLHVLPEELGFDPDRFAEYMARHRVGVLKIVPGHLAALLQAAKPADVLPEHALIVGGEACSPALVERVQQLKPGCRLINHYGPSETTVGVLTHEVEVLAALARSVPIGTALVGAHVYVLDDVLNPVADQVAGELYIGGDSVALGYLNQPGLTAERFLPDPFGNPGARVYRSGDRVRRNREQALEFIGRADDQVKVRGYRVEPAEVARVLLSLDGVSEAAVLALPLDDDPARLQLLAWCVPAVGAKVQAQALREQLQARLPDYMVPAQLLLLEKLPLTANGKLDKRALPVPGVVSQQFVAPVGEIEEKLAAIWAEVLKLERVGSSDNFFELGGDSILSLQIIARAKRQGIKLSPKQLFEKQTIGQLAAVAKLIEAKPAAVAAPVARGPLPLLPIQVRFFDTPIAQRQHWNQAVMLQPTLALDVVHLREALAALVEQHEALALSFVQSGDSWQALPQTQRDAELLWLRELDSLDALPAVADAAQRSLDLQRGQLLRAVLVTLPNAEQRLLLVIHHLVVDGVSWRILLEDLQQAYQALAAGTAPMLPSQSSSLHNWAEQLHRYAQSEALAGERDYWRQTLAAEDAALPQDFAVDSQTRAQAARVSTRLSPALTDKLLKVAPAAYRTQINDLLLTALARVLCDWSEQPSVLIQLEGHGREDLFDDIDLSRTVGWFSSLFPVRLTPQANPAASLCAVKEQLRAVPGKGIGYGVLRYLTRAAELQTLAQPRVTFNYLGQFDGAFSAEQGALFLPSADSTGANQDGQAPLGNWLSVDGQVLGGELELTWTFGTGMYRAETIGVLAEAYRRELQRLIEHCCDSAAGGVTPSDFKLANLTQAQLSALPMAPRDIVDLYPLSPMQQGILFHSRNEPDSPAYTNQLRVDVEQLDAERFRQAWQQTLDAHDILRTAFVWPQDAAAPVQVVRSRVQMPWQVQDWRGRAGLDSALDHLATEDLHNGFDLLDAPLLRVTLVRTAEHTHHLIYTCHHILMDGWSTSQLFGEVLQRYAGITPSAGQGRYRDYVEWLGQRDQQASRQFWSTALADLEQPTRLASAMPVRHAARGYADHEHVFSEPLTAELNRFAREQKVTLNTLVQAAWLLLLQRYTGQDHVAFGATVAGRPTDLPGVEQQIGLFINTLPVVAAPSPEIGVSQWLQQVQDLNLALREHEHTPLYDIQRWAGAGAGALFDSILVFENYPMAEALAQGPETGLKFSAIRRQEQTNYPLTLVAVTGRELSLGVSYDQASFDAQAINALSAQLQGLLEQFLADATQPLGALQLLAEPQRQQAIEWGKAPATAPDQRTVLAYIAAQVQRQPQANAVLFAEQSIAYQNLDARANRLAHKLQGMGVGPEVRVGVCMRRTPDMLVGLLAILKAGGAYVPLDPDYPQERLLHMLDDSRAAVLLTEPAALAMLPETLSAQVLLVDENVASECPATAPLVNLAAENLAYVIYTSGSTGKPKGVAISHGNLSALIQWSAGVYREEQLRGVLASTSICFDLSVWEIFVTLACGGCLVLADNALALADLPARDQVTLINSVPSAIAALQRSGQIPASVGTINLAGEPLKQGLVDSLYASTQVQQVYDLYGPSEDTTYSTFTLRTPKGRANIGRPLDNTVAYLLDSQLQVPPEGVAAELYLAGAGVTRGYLRRAALTAERFVPNPYASNGERLYRTGDLVRQGDDGNIEYIGRADHQVKIRGFRIELSEIEARLLELDDIGEAVVLAQDGAAGKHLHAYLVAAPDSERSTLAERVRNALASRLPAHMVPGHLHLIDAVPLTPNGKLDRKALMALGESPTQEQYHAPQSDLQWEVATIWQEVLEVERVGLADNFFQLGGHSLLATLVVTRVQERLGDKVPLKALFETDTLKDFCARIEALRVEMSPVQDELAKSLEALKRLSLDDLEKLIS, encoded by the coding sequence ATGAGCGGCACGATGGCGGAACGTATTGCAAAAAGGTTCGTCGGCCTGCCGCTGGAACAGCGTCGGCTGTTTCTCGCCAAGCTGCGCGAGGAGGGCAAGGATTTCAGCCTGTTGCCGCTGCCGGTCAGCCGCCACGACTGCGCGCAGATTCCCCTTTCATTCGCCCAGCAGCGCCTGCTGTTTCTCTGGCAACTGGAACCGCACAGCGCCGCATACAATATGGCCGCTGGCTTGCGTCTGAAAGGCCGGCTGGATGAGTCGGCCCTGAGCCGCTCGTTCGACCATCTGCTGGCGCGCCATGAAGTGTTGCGCACGGTGTTTCACACCGACGGCGATCAAGCGCATCAGCTGATTCTCGAGCAGCAAAGTATTGCGCTGGAACGCGTCGATCTGACCGGTACCGCCGCGCAAGAGCGCGAAGAACTGCTCGCGCAACACGTGCAAGACGTCACCGCGCAACCGTTCGATCTGCGCCACGGCCCGCTGTTGCGCGCCAGCCTGTTTGCTTTGGCCGACGATGAGTTCGTGCTGGTGGTGAGCATGCATCACATCGTCTCCGATGGCTGGTCGATGGACGTCATGGTCAAGGAATTCGTCCAGTGCTATCAGGCGTTCAGCCTGCAGCGCGAGCCGCAATTGCCGGCGCTGCCGTTGCAATACGCCGACTATGCGATCTGGCAGCGGCGCTGGCTGGAGGCCGGCGAGGGTGAACGCCAGCTCGACTACTGGCGTCAGCAATTGGGCGACGAACATCCGCTGCTGGAAGTGGCGCCGGACTTTGCCCGACCGCTGACGCAAAGCTTTGCAGGACAGACCCTGAGCTTTGATTTCGGCACCGACCTGTCGCAACAGCTCAACGTTTTTGCGCGCAGCCAGGGCATCAGCCTGTTCATGCTGGTGCTGGCCGGGTTCTCGCTGTTCCTTTCGCGTCTGGCCGGCGAGCGCGACATTCGTGTCGGCGTGCCGAATGCCAACCGTGGCCGCGCCGAAGTCGAGGGACTGATCGGTTTCTTCGTCAACACCCAGGTGCTGCGTTGCCAGGTCGATGAGCGCGGCAGTTTCGCCGATTTGCTCGCGCAGGTGCGTGAAGCGGCGTTCGGCGCGCAGGCGCATCAGGAATTGCCGTTCGAGCAACTCGTCGACGAATTGGTCGCCGAACGCACCCTGGGCCACAACCCGCTGTTCCAGGCCAAGTTCAACCAGAACGTCGGCATGCAGAAACAACGCTCGATGGCCTTGCCCGGCCTGACTGTCGGCGAATACCCGCTGGCCAAGGACGGCACGCACTTCGATCTGGCCTTGGATATCACCGACGACGGCGCGCTGATCCACGGCCAGATGACCTACGCCAGCGATCTCTATCGGGCGGAAACGGTCGCCGGTTTTGTGCCGATGTTGCTGGATCTGTTTACCCAGTTGCTCGACTCGCCGCAGGCGCCATTGCACACGGTTGCCACACCACGGCCTGCTGCGCTTGCCAGCCAACGCGAACCGGCGTTGACGGTGTTGCAGCACTGGGCGCGTGAAGTGGCTCGGCAGCCGCAGGCGCTGGCGGCTCGTGATTTGCAGAAGACAATGACGTTCCAGGCGCTGGATGAGGAGGCCAATCGTCTCGCCCATTATTTGCGTGCGCAGGGCGTCGATGTCGGCGACCCGGTGGCGGTGCTGCTGGAACGTTCGCTGGACTGGCTGACTTGCGTATTGGCGATTCTCAAGGCTGGCGCGGTGTACATGCCGCTCGACGTCAAGGCGCCAAGCGCGCGCCTGCAACAGATGCTCGGTGCTGCGCAGGCGCGGGCGCTGATCGGTGCTGAAGGCGACGCACGGCTCAGCGAACTGGCGGCTGAGGGCTGTCAGGGTCTGGAGTTTGCACCGGGGCAATGGCAGTCGCTGCCGACGTCCGCGCCTGAGCTGACGCTGCATGCGCAGTCGCCGGCCTACGTGATTCACACCTCCGGTTCCACCGGGCAACCCAAGGGCGTGCTGGTCAGCCACGGCGCGCTGGGCAGTTACGTGCGCGGCATACTCGAGCGTCTGGCGCCGGCGCCGGAGGCGAGCATGGCGCTGGTCTCGACCATCGCCGCCGACCTTGGTTTCACCGTGCTGTTCGGTGCGTTGTGCTCGGGCCGACTGCTGCATGTGCTGCCGGAAGAACTCGGTTTCGACCCGGATCGCTTTGCCGAATACATGGCCCGCCATCGCGTCGGCGTGCTGAAAATCGTCCCCGGACATCTCGCCGCACTGTTGCAGGCGGCCAAGCCTGCCGATGTGCTGCCGGAACACGCACTGATCGTCGGCGGCGAAGCCTGTTCGCCGGCGCTGGTCGAGCGTGTGCAGCAACTGAAACCGGGCTGTCGTCTGATCAACCACTATGGCCCGAGCGAAACCACCGTGGGCGTGCTCACCCACGAGGTCGAAGTGCTTGCCGCGCTAGCACGCAGTGTTCCGATCGGCACAGCGCTGGTCGGAGCCCATGTCTATGTGCTCGACGATGTGCTCAACCCGGTAGCTGATCAGGTTGCCGGTGAGTTGTACATCGGCGGCGACAGCGTTGCCCTGGGCTACCTGAATCAGCCGGGGCTCACCGCTGAGCGTTTCCTGCCTGATCCGTTTGGGAACCCCGGCGCGCGGGTGTACCGCAGTGGCGACCGGGTCCGGCGCAATCGCGAGCAGGCGCTGGAGTTCATCGGTCGTGCCGACGATCAGGTCAAAGTGCGCGGCTACCGTGTCGAGCCTGCGGAAGTCGCGCGGGTGTTGCTCAGTCTCGACGGCGTCAGCGAAGCCGCCGTGCTCGCGCTGCCACTGGATGACGACCCGGCGCGCCTGCAACTCCTGGCATGGTGCGTGCCGGCAGTGGGCGCGAAGGTGCAGGCGCAGGCACTGCGCGAGCAGTTGCAGGCGCGGCTGCCGGATTACATGGTGCCGGCGCAGTTGCTGTTGCTGGAAAAGCTGCCCCTGACTGCCAACGGCAAGCTCGACAAGCGTGCCTTGCCAGTGCCCGGCGTGGTCAGCCAGCAGTTCGTCGCGCCGGTCGGTGAGATCGAGGAGAAACTGGCCGCGATCTGGGCTGAGGTGCTCAAGCTCGAGAGAGTCGGCAGCAGCGATAACTTCTTTGAACTGGGCGGCGACTCGATCCTCAGCTTGCAGATCATCGCCCGGGCCAAGCGCCAGGGCATCAAGCTCAGCCCCAAGCAGTTGTTCGAAAAACAGACCATCGGCCAACTGGCTGCTGTGGCCAAACTGATCGAAGCCAAACCGGCTGCCGTCGCCGCACCAGTGGCTCGCGGGCCGTTGCCGTTGCTGCCAATCCAGGTGCGCTTCTTCGATACGCCGATTGCCCAGCGCCAGCACTGGAACCAGGCGGTGATGCTGCAACCGACCCTGGCGTTGGACGTCGTACATTTGCGTGAGGCGCTGGCGGCGCTGGTCGAGCAGCACGAAGCGCTGGCCTTGAGCTTTGTGCAGTCGGGCGATAGCTGGCAGGCGTTGCCGCAGACTCAGCGCGATGCCGAACTGCTTTGGCTGCGCGAACTGGACAGTCTCGATGCCTTGCCGGCCGTGGCCGACGCAGCGCAGCGCAGCCTCGATCTGCAGCGCGGGCAGTTGCTGCGCGCGGTGCTGGTCACTCTGCCGAATGCCGAGCAGCGCTTGTTGCTGGTCATCCATCACTTGGTGGTCGACGGCGTGTCGTGGCGTATTCTGCTGGAGGACTTGCAGCAGGCTTACCAGGCATTGGCGGCGGGGACGGCGCCGATGTTGCCAAGCCAGAGCAGTTCGCTGCACAACTGGGCCGAGCAGTTGCATCGTTATGCGCAGAGTGAAGCGCTGGCCGGCGAACGCGATTATTGGCGCCAGACCCTGGCGGCTGAAGACGCGGCACTGCCACAAGATTTCGCCGTGGACAGCCAGACCCGCGCCCAGGCCGCTCGCGTCAGTACGCGCCTGAGTCCGGCACTGACCGACAAGCTGCTGAAAGTCGCCCCGGCGGCTTACCGCACGCAAATCAACGACCTGTTGCTGACCGCATTGGCGCGGGTGCTGTGTGACTGGAGCGAGCAGCCGTCGGTGTTGATCCAGCTCGAAGGCCATGGTCGTGAAGACCTGTTCGACGACATCGACCTGAGCCGCACGGTCGGCTGGTTCAGCAGCTTGTTCCCGGTGCGCCTGACCCCGCAGGCCAATCCCGCTGCATCGCTGTGTGCGGTCAAGGAACAACTGCGCGCGGTGCCGGGCAAAGGCATCGGTTATGGCGTGCTGCGTTACCTCACGCGTGCAGCCGAGTTGCAGACGCTGGCGCAACCACGGGTGACCTTCAATTACCTCGGTCAGTTCGACGGCGCGTTCAGCGCCGAGCAGGGCGCGTTGTTCCTGCCAAGCGCTGACAGCACCGGCGCCAATCAGGATGGGCAAGCGCCGCTGGGCAATTGGCTGAGTGTTGACGGTCAGGTCCTCGGTGGTGAGCTGGAACTGACCTGGACCTTCGGCACCGGCATGTACCGCGCCGAGACCATCGGGGTGTTGGCCGAGGCCTATCGCCGCGAACTGCAACGCCTGATCGAACATTGCTGCGACAGCGCGGCCGGTGGCGTGACACCCTCGGACTTCAAACTCGCCAACCTGACCCAGGCGCAGCTGTCGGCGCTGCCGATGGCGCCGCGTGACATCGTCGATCTGTACCCGCTGTCGCCGATGCAGCAAGGCATTCTGTTCCACAGCCGCAACGAGCCGGACAGCCCGGCCTACACCAATCAGCTGCGCGTCGACGTCGAGCAGCTCGACGCCGAGCGCTTCCGCCAGGCCTGGCAGCAGACCCTCGATGCCCACGACATTTTGCGCACGGCGTTCGTCTGGCCGCAGGATGCCGCCGCGCCGGTGCAAGTGGTGCGCAGCCGCGTGCAGATGCCGTGGCAAGTGCAGGACTGGCGCGGTCGCGCTGGCCTTGATTCAGCACTTGATCATCTGGCCACTGAAGACCTGCACAACGGCTTCGATCTGCTCGACGCACCGCTGTTGCGCGTGACGTTGGTGCGCACCGCTGAGCACACTCATCACCTGATCTACACCTGTCATCACATCCTCATGGACGGCTGGAGCACTTCGCAGTTGTTCGGCGAAGTGCTGCAACGTTACGCCGGCATCACGCCGAGCGCAGGGCAGGGGCGTTATCGCGATTACGTCGAATGGCTCGGCCAGCGTGATCAGCAAGCCAGTCGGCAGTTCTGGAGCACGGCGCTGGCGGACCTTGAACAGCCGACGCGACTGGCCAGTGCCATGCCGGTCAGGCACGCCGCCAGGGGCTATGCCGATCACGAGCATGTGTTCAGCGAACCGCTGACCGCCGAACTGAACCGCTTCGCCCGCGAGCAGAAAGTCACCCTCAACACGCTGGTGCAAGCGGCGTGGCTGCTGCTGTTGCAGCGTTATACGGGCCAGGATCACGTGGCGTTCGGCGCGACGGTCGCCGGACGGCCAACCGATTTGCCGGGTGTCGAGCAGCAGATTGGCCTGTTCATCAACACCTTGCCGGTGGTGGCGGCGCCATCGCCGGAGATCGGCGTCAGCCAATGGCTGCAACAGGTGCAGGACCTCAACCTGGCCTTGCGCGAGCACGAACACACGCCGCTGTATGACATTCAGCGCTGGGCCGGGGCGGGTGCCGGGGCGTTGTTCGACAGTATTCTGGTGTTCGAAAACTATCCGATGGCTGAAGCACTGGCGCAGGGCCCAGAGACGGGCCTGAAGTTCTCGGCAATCCGCCGGCAGGAGCAGACCAACTATCCGCTGACGCTGGTGGCGGTCACCGGCCGCGAGCTGAGTCTGGGCGTGAGTTACGATCAGGCCAGTTTCGACGCTCAAGCGATCAATGCGTTGAGTGCGCAGTTGCAAGGCCTGCTCGAGCAGTTCCTCGCCGACGCCACGCAGCCGCTGGGGGCGCTGCAACTGCTCGCCGAGCCACAACGGCAACAAGCGATCGAGTGGGGCAAGGCACCCGCGACCGCGCCGGATCAACGCACGGTGCTGGCGTACATTGCCGCGCAAGTGCAACGTCAACCGCAGGCGAACGCGGTGCTGTTCGCTGAGCAATCCATCGCTTACCAAAACCTCGATGCCCGAGCCAATCGTCTGGCGCACAAGCTGCAAGGCATGGGCGTCGGGCCGGAAGTGCGCGTCGGCGTGTGCATGCGCCGCACGCCGGACATGCTGGTCGGCTTGCTGGCGATCCTCAAGGCCGGTGGCGCCTACGTGCCGCTCGATCCGGATTACCCGCAGGAACGCTTGCTGCACATGCTCGACGACAGCCGCGCGGCGGTGCTGCTCACTGAGCCAGCGGCCTTGGCGATGCTGCCCGAAACCTTGAGTGCGCAGGTGCTGCTGGTGGACGAGAACGTCGCCAGCGAATGCCCGGCCACTGCGCCGCTGGTTAACCTCGCGGCTGAAAATCTGGCGTACGTGATCTACACCTCCGGCTCCACCGGCAAACCGAAAGGCGTAGCCATCAGCCACGGCAATCTGTCGGCGCTGATTCAATGGTCTGCGGGTGTCTATCGCGAAGAACAATTGCGCGGTGTGCTCGCTTCGACCTCGATCTGCTTCGATCTTTCGGTGTGGGAAATCTTCGTCACGCTGGCCTGCGGTGGCTGCCTGGTGCTGGCCGACAACGCCCTGGCGCTGGCGGATTTGCCGGCGCGCGATCAGGTCACGCTGATCAACAGCGTGCCGTCGGCGATTGCCGCGTTGCAACGGTCGGGACAGATTCCGGCTTCGGTCGGCACCATCAATCTGGCCGGCGAACCGCTCAAGCAGGGTCTGGTCGACAGCCTCTACGCCAGCACTCAGGTGCAGCAGGTCTACGATCTTTACGGGCCGTCGGAGGACACCACTTATTCGACCTTCACCCTGCGCACGCCAAAGGGCCGGGCGAATATTGGCCGGCCACTGGACAACACCGTGGCGTACCTGCTCGACAGTCAGTTGCAGGTGCCGCCCGAGGGCGTGGCGGCCGAGCTGTATCTGGCGGGTGCCGGGGTGACGCGCGGCTATCTGCGCCGTGCCGCGCTGACCGCCGAACGCTTTGTGCCGAATCCTTACGCGAGCAACGGCGAGCGCCTGTACCGCACCGGCGATCTGGTGCGCCAGGGCGACGATGGCAACATCGAGTACATCGGTCGCGCCGACCATCAGGTGAAGATTCGCGGCTTCCGCATCGAGCTCAGCGAGATCGAAGCGCGTCTGCTGGAACTCGACGATATCGGCGAAGCGGTGGTACTGGCGCAGGACGGCGCCGCTGGCAAACACCTGCATGCCTACCTCGTCGCCGCGCCGGACAGCGAGCGGTCGACGCTGGCCGAGCGGGTACGCAATGCCTTGGCCAGTCGCTTGCCGGCGCACATGGTGCCGGGGCATCTGCACCTGATCGATGCGGTCCCGCTGACGCCCAACGGCAAGCTGGATCGCAAGGCGCTGATGGCGTTGGGCGAGAGCCCGACGCAGGAGCAATACCATGCACCGCAAAGCGATCTGCAATGGGAGGTCGCGACGATCTGGCAGGAGGTGCTGGAAGTCGAGCGGGTCGGGCTGGCGGACAACTTCTTCCAGCTCGGCGGCCATTCGTTACTGGCGACGCTGGTGGTGACCCGGGTGCAGGAACGTCTGGGCGACAAGGTGCCGCTCAAGGCGCTGTTCGAGACCGACACGCTCAAGGATTTCTGCGCGCGGATCGAAGCCCTGCGCGTCGAAATGTCGCCCGTTCAGGATGAATTGGCTAAATCACTGGAGGCCCTCAAACGTCTATCCCTCGATGATCTGGAAAAACTGATTTCTTGA
- a CDS encoding non-ribosomal peptide synthetase produces the protein MNAADAQKLARRFIELPQDKRRLFLAGMAREGIDFAQLPMTACDGIAERDGLSYAQQRMWFLWQLEPTSAAYNLPMAVRLDGDLQVEALEQAFSRLAARHECLRTTFGQDGERAFQRVAAPQPLKLPVTDLSELPQAQRWSLAQQHMMAEATQAFDLHNGPLLSLRLLRLAAQEHVLLLTLHHIIADGWSMNILIDEFMRTYDALVAGREPTLAPLTVHYRDYALWQRSWLEAGERERQLDYWRTQLGDEHPVLELPTDRAYPAQASHQGARLETVIDAALREALKNLAQRQGVTLFVVLLAAFKTLLHRYSGQTDIRVGGLIANRTRSETEGLIGFFVNTQILRSVVTAQTPFTELLQNLRQAALGAQAHQDLPFDALIEALQPARSQSHNPLFQVMFNHQPLVTDLHQAQLASGLRVGYLSEEQLAGSARQHAATSDLMLDTREEGEQLFAAFTYATDIFDASTIAALAGHWRNILQSVCRDPQQLIGEVAMLADSERHGLIQATAPAPRFTSVQSLFEAQVARTAQAPAVLLATAPAPAFSYDELNSRSNRLAHQLRAQGVGPDVLVGVALGRSLELAVALLAVLKAGGAYVPLDPQTPAERLRHVLADSGLQLLLSDQQSLAKLPPLDGIECLCLEQLPDSEQSDNLPVTVEADNLAYVIYTSGSTGRPKGVAVSHGALSEFIARAIDYSDLREGDRVLQFATSSFDGFVEQFFPPLCHGASVVMRDAPLWDSATLHQVIHDQGITLADLPAAYWYWLVQEYAAKPPASFGALRQIHVGGEAMAVDGLRLWQQAGLGHVRLLNTYGPTEATVVSTIHDCTALTAQDVSWRGMPIGHALAARRLYVLDDDLNLLPQGAVGELYIGGPGLARGYHRQPSLSAERFIADPFADGQRLYRTGDRAQLRGDGALEYVGRVDHQVKIRGFRIELGEIESRLQQCPRVREAVVLAVPFAGGAQLVAYVVTEPAVLASAATQTAFRQQTRAALQASLPDYMVPGHLLLLADLPLTPSGKLDRKALPTPDPAQLQGDYRAPQSPAEQCLAQVWAEVLHVPRVGLDDHFFELGGHSLLAAQVIARVKEQMGVVLPLRSLFEKPLLADLAEVLGQLAETSGDDDWSDLDQFMNALQGEEV, from the coding sequence ATGAATGCCGCAGACGCACAGAAACTAGCCCGCCGCTTTATCGAATTGCCCCAGGACAAACGCCGTCTGTTCCTCGCCGGCATGGCCCGCGAGGGCATCGATTTTGCGCAACTGCCCATGACCGCCTGCGACGGCATCGCCGAGCGTGACGGCCTGTCTTACGCGCAGCAGCGCATGTGGTTTCTCTGGCAACTGGAGCCGACCAGCGCAGCCTACAACCTGCCGATGGCTGTGCGTCTGGATGGCGATCTGCAAGTCGAAGCATTGGAGCAAGCCTTCAGCCGTTTGGCGGCGCGCCACGAATGTTTGCGCACCACCTTCGGCCAGGACGGCGAGCGGGCCTTCCAGCGTGTGGCCGCACCGCAGCCACTGAAACTGCCGGTAACTGACTTGAGCGAGTTGCCCCAAGCCCAGCGCTGGTCGCTGGCGCAGCAGCACATGATGGCCGAGGCGACCCAAGCCTTCGACCTGCACAACGGCCCACTGCTGAGTCTGCGGCTGTTGCGCCTGGCCGCGCAGGAACATGTGTTGCTGCTGACCCTGCATCACATCATCGCCGACGGCTGGTCGATGAACATTCTGATCGACGAATTCATGCGCACTTACGACGCGTTAGTGGCCGGGCGTGAACCGACGCTGGCGCCGTTGACCGTGCATTACCGCGACTACGCACTGTGGCAACGCAGCTGGCTGGAGGCCGGTGAGCGCGAGCGGCAACTGGACTACTGGCGCACGCAACTGGGCGACGAACATCCCGTGCTGGAATTGCCCACCGACCGCGCTTATCCGGCGCAAGCCAGCCATCAAGGCGCACGCCTGGAAACGGTGATCGACGCGGCCTTGCGCGAAGCGCTGAAAAACCTTGCCCAGCGTCAGGGCGTGACGTTGTTCGTGGTGTTGCTGGCGGCGTTCAAGACCCTGTTGCATCGCTACAGCGGCCAGACCGATATTCGTGTCGGCGGGCTGATCGCCAACCGCACCCGCAGTGAAACCGAAGGGCTGATCGGCTTCTTCGTCAACACCCAGATTCTGCGCAGCGTGGTCACCGCACAAACGCCCTTCACCGAGTTGCTGCAGAACCTGCGCCAGGCTGCACTGGGCGCTCAGGCCCATCAGGATCTGCCGTTCGACGCCTTGATCGAAGCCCTGCAACCGGCGCGCAGCCAAAGCCACAATCCGCTGTTTCAAGTGATGTTCAACCACCAGCCGCTGGTCACCGATTTGCACCAGGCGCAACTCGCTTCAGGCTTGCGCGTGGGTTATCTGAGCGAAGAACAACTGGCCGGCAGCGCTCGGCAACACGCGGCCACCAGTGACCTGATGCTCGACACCCGCGAGGAGGGCGAGCAACTGTTTGCTGCCTTCACTTACGCCACGGATATTTTTGATGCCTCAACCATCGCCGCGCTGGCCGGGCATTGGCGCAACATTCTCCAGTCGGTGTGCCGCGACCCGCAGCAGTTGATCGGCGAGGTGGCGATGCTCGCCGACAGCGAACGCCACGGGTTGATCCAGGCCACCGCGCCAGCGCCTCGTTTCACTAGCGTGCAAAGCCTGTTCGAAGCGCAAGTCGCACGGACTGCGCAAGCGCCGGCGGTGCTGTTGGCCACAGCGCCTGCACCGGCATTCAGCTACGACGAACTCAACAGCCGCAGCAATCGCTTGGCCCATCAATTACGCGCACAGGGTGTCGGCCCGGACGTGCTGGTCGGCGTCGCGCTGGGACGTTCACTGGAACTGGCTGTGGCGCTGCTGGCGGTGCTCAAGGCTGGCGGTGCCTATGTACCGCTGGATCCGCAAACCCCGGCCGAACGCTTGCGCCATGTGCTCGCTGACAGTGGTTTGCAACTGTTGCTCAGTGATCAGCAAAGCCTCGCCAAGCTGCCGCCACTGGATGGCATCGAGTGCCTGTGTCTGGAGCAATTGCCCGACAGCGAGCAGAGCGACAACCTGCCGGTCACGGTCGAGGCTGACAACCTCGCTTACGTGATCTACACCTCTGGCTCCACCGGGCGGCCGAAAGGCGTGGCGGTCAGTCATGGCGCGCTCAGCGAGTTCATCGCCCGCGCCATCGACTACAGCGATCTGCGCGAAGGCGACCGGGTTCTGCAATTCGCCACCAGCAGTTTTGATGGCTTCGTCGAGCAGTTTTTCCCACCGCTGTGCCACGGCGCCAGCGTGGTCATGCGCGACGCGCCGTTGTGGGACAGCGCGACTTTGCATCAGGTCATCCACGATCAGGGCATCACTCTGGCCGACCTGCCGGCGGCTTATTGGTATTGGCTAGTGCAGGAATACGCGGCGAAACCCCCGGCAAGTTTCGGCGCGCTGCGGCAGATTCACGTCGGCGGCGAAGCCATGGCGGTGGACGGTTTGCGCTTGTGGCAACAGGCCGGGCTCGGCCATGTGCGCCTGCTCAACACCTACGGCCCGACCGAGGCCACGGTGGTCTCGACGATTCATGACTGCACCGCGCTGACCGCCCAAGACGTGTCGTGGCGCGGCATGCCGATCGGCCACGCACTGGCAGCTCGGCGTCTGTACGTGCTCGACGATGATCTGAACCTGCTGCCCCAAGGTGCGGTGGGCGAGTTGTACATCGGTGGGCCGGGGCTGGCGCGCGGTTATCACCGTCAGCCGAGCCTCAGCGCCGAGCGGTTCATCGCCGACCCTTTCGCCGATGGCCAGCGCCTGTACCGCACCGGCGACCGTGCGCAGCTGCGCGGCGATGGCGCGCTGGAATATGTCGGCCGGGTCGATCATCAAGTGAAGATTCGCGGCTTCCGCATCGAACTGGGCGAGATCGAATCGCGCCTGCAGCAATGTCCGCGCGTTCGCGAGGCAGTGGTGCTGGCGGTGCCATTCGCCGGCGGTGCGCAACTGGTCGCCTACGTGGTGACAGAACCTGCGGTGCTTGCCAGCGCGGCAACGCAAACGGCGTTCCGTCAGCAGACCCGCGCGGCGCTGCAAGCCAGCCTGCCGGATTACATGGTGCCGGGGCATCTGCTGTTGCTGGCGGACCTGCCGCTCACGCCGAGCGGCAAGCTCGACCGCAAGGCCTTGCCGACGCCGGATCCGGCGCAGTTGCAGGGCGATTACCGCGCTCCGCAATCGCCGGCCGAGCAGTGTCTGGCGCAGGTCTGGGCCGAGGTGCTGCACGTGCCGCGTGTGGGCCTGGACGATCACTTTTTTGAACTGGGCGGCCATTCGTTGCTGGCCGCGCAGGTGATTGCCCGGGTCAAGGAGCAGATGGGCGTGGTGCTGCCGCTGCGCAGCCTGTTCGAAAAACCGCTGCTGGCGGATCTCGCCGAGGTGCTCGGGCAACTGGCCGAGACGAGCGGCGACGACGACTGGTCCGACCTGGATCAGTTCATGAATGCTTTGCAAGGAGAAGAAGTATGA